The Impatiens glandulifera chromosome 8, dImpGla2.1, whole genome shotgun sequence genome includes a window with the following:
- the LOC124911958 gene encoding lycopene epsilon cyclase, chloroplastic, whose product MECIGAQNIAAITVSTSFNWRCRTRRLKNKQTRTWRSNRDPRVLSLRVRSVANSESRVAVKENYEDEEDLIKAGGSELLFVEMQQNKPMDNQSKLADKLPQITVGNSVMDLVVIGCGPAGLALAAESARLGLKVGLIGPDLPFTNNYGVWEDEFRGLGLERCIEHVWPDTVVYLDDSDPILIGRAYGRVSRNLLHEELLKRCTEAGVSYLSSKVERIVESSEGYSLIECDQGIVVPCRLATVASGAASGKLLQYEVGGPRVSVQTAYGVEVEVENSPYDPKLMVFMDYRDYTKRKTQTLEEQYPTFLYVMPMSPTRIFFEETCLASKEAMPFDLLRRKLMSRLETMGIRILKTYEEEWSYIPVGGSLPNTDQKNLAFGAAASMVHPATGYSVVRSLSEAPKHATAIANILRNSHSKELLSSSTTALNISTQAWKSLWPQEKKRQRAFFLFGLALILQLDIEGIQTFFKTFFRLPNWMWKGFLGSSLSSRDLVLFAFYMFAIAPNQLRMSLIKHLLSDPTGATMLRTYLTISG is encoded by the exons ATGGAATGTATTGGAGCTCAGAACATAGCAGCAATCACAGTCTCTACGTCCTTTAACTGGAGATGTAGAACCAGGAGACTGAAAAACAAACAGACTCGTACATGGCGTAGTAACCGTGATCCACGCGTGCTGTCTCTTAGAGTAAGGTCGGTTGCCAATAGTGAAAGTCGCGTCGCGGTAAAAGAAAACTATGAGGATGAAGAAGATTTGATCAAAGCTGGCGGTTCTGAACTTTTGTTCGTGGAAATGCAGCAGAATAAACCCATGGATAATCAGTCTAAACTGGCTGATAAG TTACCTCAAATAACAGTTGGTAATTCTGTAATGGATTTGGTAGTCATTGGTTGTGGTCCTGCTGGTCTTGCTCTTGCTGCTGAATCAGCTAGATTAGGTCTGAAGGTTGGACTTATTGGTCCAGATCTTCCATTCACGAACAATTATGGTGTGTGGGAGGATGAATTCAGAG GTCTTGGACTTGAAAGATGCATTGAACATGTTTGGCCAGATACAGTAGTGTACCTTGATGACAGTGATCCTATTTTAATTGGTCGTGCATATGGTCGTGTCAGTCGAAATTTGCTTCACGAGGAACTATTAAAAAG GTGTACAGAGGCGGGCGTCTCATATCTTAGCTCAAAAGTGGAAAGAATTGTTGAATCTAGTGAAGGGTATAGTCTGATAGAGTGTGACCAAGGTATCGTTGTTCCTTGCAG GCTTGCTACTGTTGCATCCGGAGCAGCATCAGGGAAACTCTTGCAGTATGAGGTGGGGGGTCCAAGGGTTTCAGTCCAAACAGCTTATGGTGTAGAAGTCGAG GTAGAAAACAGTCCATATGATCCCAAGCTGATGGTATTCATGGACTACAGAGATTATACAAAACGAAAAACTCAGACTTTAGAAGAACAGTATCCCACATTTCTTTATGTCATGCCCATGTCACCCACACGAATCTTCTTTGAG GAAACTTGTTTGGCTTCGAAAGAGGCGATGCCTTTTGATCTATTGAGGAGAAAGCTCATGTCAAGATTAGAGACAATGGGAATTCGAATATTAAAAACTTATGAAGAG GAATGGTCCTATATTCCAGTTGGGGGATCCTTACCTAACACAGATCAAAAGaatcttgcatttggtgcagcTGCCAGTATGGTCCATCCAGCCACAG GTTATTCGGTTGTAAGATCATTATCAGAAGCTCCAAAACATGCTACAGCAATAGCAAATATCTTGAGGAATAGTCATTCGAAGGAATTGCTTTCCTCTTCCACCACGGCACTGAATATTTCTACTCAAG CTTGGAAAAGCCTGTGGCCACAAGAAAAGAAGCGACAACGAGCATTCTTTCTGTTCGGGCTAGCTCTTATTTTGCAATTAGATATTGAAGGCATTCAGACATTCTTCAAAACTTTCTTCCGTTTACCCAACTG GATGTGGAAGGGTTTTCTAGGGTCGAGTCTGTCGTCAAGAGATCTGGTATTGTTTGCCTTTTACATGTTCGCAATTGCTCCAAACCAGCTGAGAATGAGCCTAATCAAGCATCTTTTGTCTGACCCTACTGGAGCCACTATGTTGAGAACATATCTCACCATATCTGGCTAG
- the LOC124912143 gene encoding uncharacterized protein LOC124912143 encodes MQESTTISNLAVALAEEGISSFRFDFSGNGESEGTFQYGHYRREAEDLRSVVQFFNGGNRKASTILGHSKGGNVVLLYASKYHDIPTVVNVSGRYKLDRGMEERLGKEFLEKIKKDGYIDIKNKAGEVLYRVTEESLMDRLNTNMHEASLNISKETRVMTAHGSEDEIIPIDDGIEFAKIIPNHKLCIVEGADHCYTSHQAELAAIVVPFIKEGFHKGN; translated from the exons ATGCAGGAATCCACAACTATAAGTAATCTTGCTGTTGCTTTAGCAGAAGAAGGTATCAGTTCTTTCCGTTTTGACTTCTCTGGAAATGG GGAAAGTGAGGGGACATTTCAATATGGTCATTATCGGAGAGAAGCTGAGGACTTGCGATCTGTTGTACAGTTCTTCAATGGAGGAAACCGTAAAGCAAGTACAATTCTTGGTCACAGCAAAG GAGGAAATGTAGTGCTCTTGTATGCATCAAAATATCACGATATTCCCACTGTTGTGAATGTTTCTGGTCGATATAAGCTTGATAGAGGCATGGAAGAAAGATTGGGAAAAGAATTTCTGGAAAAAATCAAGAAGGATGGatatatagatattaaaaaCAAAGCAG GGGAGGTTTTATATCGAGTGACTGAGGAAAGTCTGATGGACCGATTGAACACAAATATGCATGAAGCTAGCCTTAACATTAGTAAAGAAACAAG AGTGATGACAGCGCATGGATCTGAAGACGAAATTATTCCTATTGACGATGGCATTGAGTTTGCGAAGATCATACCAAACCATAAGTTATGCATTGTAGAAGGAGCCGATCATTGTTACACTTCACATCAAGCAGAATTGGCTGCAATTGTTGTTCCTTTCATAAAAGAAGGCTTTCACAAAGGTAATTAA
- the LOC124911594 gene encoding cytokinin dehydrogenase 3 has translation MVNNSSLNPSFLIILFILSHLMSMAQKISNFLPRELLSLDIANRLRLDANAIELASRDFGKIVRIKPAAVLYPISVEDIVELVRFSYESETPFGVAGRGRGHSVKGQAMVHQGVVVEMTSLMHFGNENRVRVLKDPDFGFCVDAGGEQLWVDVLKATIQYGFAPISWTDYLYLTVGGTLSNAGISGQTFRYGPQINNVIELDVITGKGELVTCSKEKHSKLFYAVLGGLGQFGIITRARIPLYKAPKKVKWVRMLYHDFSAFTRDQEQLISMNDGLNYVEGSLIMDNSPPNNWRSSFFSLNDQSRINSLLAHHKILYCLEAVKYYGDDHYSTNTINEEVHVLLEDLSFIDGCIFKKDASYIDFLNRVRIGELKLQAQGLWDVPHPWLNLFVPKSRIMDFNEGVFVNIIHKQRKATGPLLVYPMNRNKWDDRMSAVIPNEEIFYTIGLLHSSEDDDWETLDNQNKEVLDFCKKTGIEVKEYISTKSSKEEWIRHFGSKWEAFVERKIQSDPKMILSPGQKIFN, from the exons ATGGTTAACAACTCTTCTCTAAACCcttcatttttaattatcttattcATTCTAAGCCATTTAATGTCCATGGCCCAAAAAATCAGTAACTTTCTCCCACGAGAGTTACTCTCACTAGATATTGCAAACCGACTTCGTCTAGACGCCAATGCAATAGAATTGGCGTCTAGAGATTTCGGTAAGATTGTTCGAATAAAACCAGCCGCGGTTCTTTACCCGATATCCGTCGAGGATATTGTGGAACTCGTGAGATTTTCTTACGAGTCCGAGACTCCCTTTGGGGTGGCGGGAAGGGGCCGTGGTCATTCTGTGAAAGGGCAGGCCATGGTCCATCAAGGAGTGGTAGTTGAGATGACTTCTTTGATGCATTTTGGAAATGAAAACAGAGTTAGGGTTTTAAAAGATCCTGATTTTGGATTTTGTGTTGATGCTGGTGGTGAACAATTATGGGTTGATGTTCTTAAGGCTACAATTCAATATGGGTTTGCGCCAATTTCTTGGACGGATTATCTTTACTTGACGGTTGGCGGCACTTTATCAAATGCTGGAATTAGTGGTCAAACTTTTCGTTATGGTCCTCAAATTAATAACGTCATTGAATTAGACGTTATAACTG ggaAAGGAGAGCTTGTGACATGTTCAAAGGAAAAACATTCCAAGCTCTTTTATGCAGTTCTAGGAGGGCTTGGTCAGTTTGGGATTATAACAAGAGCAAGAATTCCTTTATATAAGGCTCCAAAAAAG gtgaAATGGGTGAGAATGTTATACCATGATTTCTCTGCCTTCACTAGAGACCAAGAGCAGCTCATCTCCATGAATGATGGATTAAATTATGTAGAGGGTTCTCTAATAATGGATAATAGCCCTCCAAATAATTGGAGATCTTCATTCTTTTCTCTAAATGATCAATCAAGAATCAATTCATTGTTAGCCCACCACAAGATTCTCTATTGTTTGGAAGCTGTCAAGTATTATGGTGATGATCACTACTCCACCAATACAATCAATGAg GAAGTTCACGTGTTGCTAGAAGATTTGAGCTTTATTGACGGGTGTATCTTCAAGAAAGATGCATCTTACATCGATTTTCTCAATAGGGTGCGCATAGGCGAGCTTAAGCTACAAGCACAAGGTCTATGGGATGTCCCTCATCCAtggttaaatttatttgtacCGAAATCGCGTATTATGGACTTCAATGAGGGTGTTTTTGTCAATATCATACACAAACAGAGGAAAGCAACGGGACCTCTCTTAGTCTACCCAATGAATAGAAACaa GTGGGATGATAGGATGTCGGCtgtcataccaaatgaagagaTATTCTACACTATTGGATTATTGCATTCGAGTGAGGATGATGATTGGGAAACTTTGGACAATCAGAATAAAGAAGTGTTAGATTTTTGCAAGAAAACTGGAATTGAAGTGAAGGAATATATTTCGACTAAAAGCAGCAAGGAAGAATGGATTCGCCATTTTGGTTCGAAATGGGAGGCTTTCGTCGAGAGGAAAATTCAGTCTGATCCGAAAATGATTTTGTCGCCGGGGCAAAAGATATTCAATTAA
- the LOC124912142 gene encoding uncharacterized protein LOC124912142 encodes MALSDSTETTSVTKQKKIIIRNTHGEKLVGILHETGSKELVILCHGFRSTKETTTISNLAVALAEEGISSFRFDFSGNGESEGTFQYGHYHREVEDLRSVVQFFNGGNLKASTILGHSKGGNVVLLYASKYHEINTVINISGRYKLDRGMEERLGQDFLERIKKDGYIDIKNKTEEVYFRVTEESLMNLLNTNMHEACLNISKETSVMTVHGSEDEITPIDDAIEFPKIIPNHKLSVIEGADHFYTSHQAELAAIVVSFIKDCLQKGD; translated from the exons ATGGCTCTGTCCGATTCCACAGAGACTACTTCAG TAACGAAGCAAAAGAAAATCATAATTCGAAATACCCATGGAGAGAAGCTTGTAGGCATATTACATGAAACTGGATCAAAGGAACTTGTTATCTTGTGTCATGGTTTTCGATCCACAAAG GAAACCACAACTATAAGTAATCTTGCTGTTGCTTTAGCAGAAGAAGGCATCAGTTCTTTCCGTTTTGACTTCTCTGGAAATGG TGAAAGTGAGGGGACATTTCAATATGGTCATTATCATAGAGAAGTTGAGGACTTGCGATCTGTTGTACAGTTCTTCAATGGAGGAAATCTTAAAGCAAGTACAATTCTTGGTCACAGCAAAG GAGGAAATGTAGTGCTCTTATATGCATCAAAGTATCACGAGATTAACACTGTTATCAATATTTCTGGGCGATATAAGCTTGATAGAGGCATGGAAGAACGATTGGGACAAGACTTTCTGGAAAGAATCAAGAAGGATGGatatatagatattaaaaacaaaacag AGGAGGTTTACTTTCGCGTGACTGAGGAAAGTCTGATGAACCTTTTGAACACAAATATGCATGAAGCTTGTCTTAACATCAGCAAAGAAACAAG TGTGATGACAGTGCATGGATCTGAAGACGAAATTACTCCCATTGATGATGCCATTGAGTTTCCGAAGATCATACCAAACCATAAGCTATCCGTCATAGAAGGAGCCGATCATTTCTACACTTCACATCAAGCAGAATTGGCAGCAATTGTAGTGTCTTTCATTAAAGATTGCCTACAGAAAGGTGATTAA
- the LOC124911590 gene encoding putative transcription factor bHLH041 has protein sequence MDSVFLLEDGARSLFLQNIVEFFGCSYICLWSYLPNPSNCLICMDGLVSSSMANSEAVAFDSYRKSVFVLDKNDHHVPGFAFKNGVPYLEFKELDLLRLSSNQTQLHFYMEGRIKTVIFMGCGSGEIELGMSSIPQVNMEMEMKNWFPTDFSRQLPYRDRSIHHSISSDQNIPSSSSSSSSLRSLSMDRPELSPLLFKPFDHQLLQAGLNQRQHLDFQLSGQKLSEHEIMTEAILAVLSSSSSSSSLGLSNQTRPSAFKRCGSSLSPAPLISTYSSRTGRRQDMLKRSISFFRTLNLQRIQEQIHGGRSSSNTQLQHMISERKRREKINESFQILRSLILPLGTKKDKASVLSSTIDYLTSLRTQISDLTRKNQILETILLDKPQYSTSDNDINNISKNERSVDVRLSHVNVNSTTSSQSRIVDLHVLVRGNILLSGMVTRLLEFVQQDNNVSLMSLSTEILMVESAPINRIILRLNINEDVEWDEGSFQEAVRRLVSDLAPSD, from the exons atggACTCTGTTTTCTTGCTTGAAGATGGAGCTCGTTCACTCTTTCTTCAAAACATTGTTGAGTTCTTTGGATGCTCCTACATTTGTCTCTGGTCTTACTTACCCAATCCCTCCAA TTGTTTGATCTGCATGGATGGATTAGTCAGCTCCTCAATGGCGAATTCCGAAGCTGTTGCTTTTGATTCGTATCGGAAATCCGTCTTCGTTCTTGACAAGAATGATCA ccATGTTCCTGGATTTGCTTTTAAGAATGGTGTTCCTTATTTGGAGTTTAAAGAACTAGATCTTCTAAGACTTTCATCAAATCAAACACAACTGCATTTCTACATG GAAGGGAGAATTAAG ACAGTGATTTTCATGGGATGTGGAAGTGGTGAGATTGAACTAGGCATGTCGAGTATACCTCAA GTTAACATGGAAATGGAGATGAAAAATTGGTTTCCTACGGATTTTTCGCGACAATTACCTTATCGAGACAGGTCTATTCATCATTCAATATCATCCGACCAAAACattccttcttcatcttcatcttcatcatcattaaGATCACTATCCATGGACAGACCTGAGCTTTCTCCTTTACTATTCAAGCCATTTGATCATCAATTATTACAAGCCGGTTTGAACCAAAGACAGCATCTTGATTTTCAATTATCCGGGCAGAAATTAAGTGAGCATGAAATAATGACCGAAGCCATTCTTGCTgttttgtcttcttcttcttcatcatcttctttagGGTTATCAAATCAAACACGACCGAGTGCTTTCAAGCGATGTGGATCATCTTTATCGCCGGCGCCTTTAATTTCAACTTATTCATCAAGAACAGGTAGAAGACAGGATATGTTGAAACGATCAATCTCTTTCTTTAGAACATTGAATCTCCAACGTATTCAAGAACAAATTCATGGAGGACGATCTTCATCAAATACCCAATTGCAACATATGATATCAGAaaggaaaagaagagaaaaaatcaATGAAAGTTTCCAAATACTTAGATCATTAATACTCCCTCTTGGTACAAAG AAAGACAAGGCTTCAGTTCTTTCAAGCACTATAGATTACTTGACTTCTTTGAGAACACAAATATCAGATCTTACAAGAAAGAACCAGATTTTAGAGACAATACTTCTCGATAAACCACAATATTCAACCTCTGACAATGACATCAACAACATCTCGAAGAATGAAAGATCAGTTGATGTTCGGCTCTCACACGTAAATGTTAATTCGACGACATCATCACAATCGAGAATTGTGGATTTACATGTTCTCGTGCGAggaaatattttattgtcaGGTATGGTTACTCGATTGTTGGAGTTCGTGCAACAAGACAACAATGTGAGCTTGATGTCCTTGAGCACAGAAATATTGATGGTTGAATCGGCTCCAATCAATAGAATTATTTTGAGACTTAATATTAACGAG gaTGTTGAATGGGACGAGGGCTCCTTCCAAGAAGCTGTGAGGAGGTTGGTGTCTGACCTGGCGCCAAGTGATTGA
- the LOC124911832 gene encoding IQ domain-containing protein IQM1-like encodes MGLSLSLVAETLEEIFTCDLKEQMTMRVDKIEKTALDVVNIPQSNELLKGSSKNSINISGCKPVTLILEESISFKSLLIDQETGDHSEVVPSKNNVDDASFLSIPEPAVYFSPRPVTELEAAAVKVQKVYKSYRTRRNLADCAIVVEELWWKALDFAELKQNSVSFYNNEKSGTAISKWARARVKASKVGKGLSKDEKARKLALQHWLEAIDPRHRYGHNLHLYYDTWFESQSTQPFFYWLDIGDGKEVNVKSCPRLKLQYDCIKYLGPRERESYEVIVDDGKLMYKYSGVLVDTTEVCKWIFVLSTSRNLYVGKKSKGKFQHSSFLAGAATTAAGRLIAHNGILKAIWPYSGHYHPTEENFLEFISFLEEHNVNLTNVKKCAIDEDEPTIVNVAAHDQEETKRKPIFNTAHRMSCKWTTGVGARIGCVRDYPIELQSRALEQVNLSPRTEPFASYGPIPSPRPSSKVRLSPRLSYMGLPSPRTLIAMANC; translated from the exons ATGGGTCTATCTCTATCCTTGGTAGCAGAAACTTTGGAAGAAATTTTCACCTGTGATCTTAAAGAACAGATGACAATGAGAgttgataaaattgaaaaaacagCACTAGATGTTGTTAATATTCCTCAATCAAATGAACTTTTGAAGGGAAGCAGTAAGAATTCGATTAATATAAGTGGATGTAAACCTGTAACTTTGATACTTGAAGAAAGTATTTCTTTCAAGAGTCTATTAATAGACCAAGAGACAGGAGATCATTCTGAAGTTGTTCCATCTAAGAATAATGTGGATGATGCTTCCTTTTTGTCGATACCCGAACCAGCTGTATACTTTTCGCCTAGGCCCGTGACTGAGCTTGAAGCTGCAGCTGTTAAGGTTCAAAAGGTTTACAAGAGTTATCGAACCAGGAGAAACCTTGCAGATTGTGCTATTGTTGTTGAGGAGTTATG GTGGAAGGCATTGGACTTTGCAGAGCTCAAGCAGAACTCAGTTTCGTTTTACAACAATGAGAAAAGCGGAACTGCCATCTCAAAATGGGCTAGGGCGAGAGTAAAAGCTTCAAAG GTTGGAAAAGGATTATCCAAGGATGAAAAAGCTAGAAAGCTAGCCCTTCAACATTGGCTGGAGGCT ATTGATCCTCGCCATAGGTACGGCCACAATTTGCACTTGTATTATGACACTTGGTTTGAAAGTCAGAGCACCCAGCCTTTCTTCTATTG GTTGGATATTGGAGATGGGAAAGAAGTAAATGTTAAATCTTGCCCAAGGTTGAAGCTTCAATATGACTGCATCAAATATTTAGGACCT AGAGAAAGAGAATCATATGAAGTGATTGTTGATGATGGGAAGCTCATGTACAAGTATAGTGGTGTTCTTGTGGATACAACAGAAGTCTGCAAGTGGATATTTGTTTTAAGCACGTCGAGAAATTTATACGTCGGGAAGAAATCTAAAGGAAAGTTTCAGCATTCGAGTTTTCTAGCCGGTGCTGCAACCACTGCTGCAGGAAGGCTAATTGCTCACAATGGGATCCTAAAG GCTATATGGCCTTATAGTGGTCATTATCACCCAACAGAAGAGAACTTTCTAGAATTTATTAGCTTCCTTGAAGAACACAACGTTAATCTCACAAATGTTAAG AAATGTGCAATAGATGAAGACGAGCCAACGATTGTGAATGTGGCTGCACATGATCAAGAAGAGACTAAACGTAAGCCAATATTTAACACGGCTCATCGGATGTCATGCAAATGGACCACAGGAGTTGGGGCTAGGATTGGTTGTGTACGTGACTACCCTATTGAGCTGCAATCGCGTGCACTTGAACAAGTTAACCTTTCACCACGGACTGAGCCATTTGCTAGCTATGGTCCAATTCCTTCTCCAAGGCCCAGCTCCAAAGTGCGGTTATCTCCTAGGCTCTCGTATATGGGCTTGCCGAGTCCTAGGACCCTGATTGCCATGGCTAATTGCTAA